From the genome of Nicotiana sylvestris chromosome 1, ASM39365v2, whole genome shotgun sequence:
GGAAAGCAAATTAGCGTCGACATAAGACTCCCTAACATCTGAATAAATAAGACTCCCTAACATTTGTATAAATAAGACTCCCTAACATTTGAATACATAAGACTCTGACATTTGAATATATAAGACTTCCTAACATTAACATCATGTTCAATAGCCCAGTAAAAGTATCACCAAACACCAACTCAGGTAAACCAAAATATTTTTTGCTAACAGCTCATGAGACAATGGAATCTGTTCCCAGACTCTGCACTGGGTAAAAATCAATATTCTGTTCCAACTTTGCCTAAAAATACAACTCCCCCCAACCCCAACTTTAGACTATTCCAGCTACTCACAGATGAAATCTCTTCAGAGATTCTGCACATCTTAAATAAAGCTGCCAACAACTTATAGCACATAAATGGAAAGCATTTTTAACCTACCTGGCAGATATGAAGATAGCTTGTATAGATAGGTTTGACCTATAAATCTGGTTTGTACCAAAAACAAATAAGCGAATTTTATACAATAGGCACAAAATGCCAAGCAAAAGTTAATCCCATATGATGGGCTTCCAGTATAAGACATGTTTCACCGTTTACATTTTCATCTAAGAACATGAATTTTGTGAAGCACGTTCTGTTTCCCGCCACCATCATGGGGCCTTGAATATCAGTTGTAGATCCTAGAATTTATAGGTGGAGCTTGAAGCTGGCTAAATTTTGCTGATATTGGAGATCAACCTTGAAGATGTGTGGCACTAAGTACCCAGCAAAATTATGGAGATTTTTCAGCAGTTGGATTGCCACCCTTAGACTAGTTCATCAAAGAGAAACACCAATGGCTCTCTCTATTGCACCTACACAAAATTCATATCCCCCTCTTCACCTCAACCCAGCTACAGCCTGGTGTCTTTCTCAATCCAGTTTCATTCATCTTTACTCTAGTATGTCCTGCATCATTCCACCTACCAGATTGAGAATACAAGCTTGATAATACCACATAATGAGCTGGGTTTCCTTGCTCAAGCTTGACAAGATGCTTCAAAGCAACCTCTGCTAACTCGATATTAGAATGCATTCTAGATGCATCCAACAAGGCTCCCCAAACTCCACCATCTGGCTCCATAGGCATTGTCTTAAGCAGATCCATAATTTCATAAAACAAGCCAGCACGGCCTAACAAGTCTACCATACAGGCATAGTGTTCCACATCTGGCTCGATGTGGTATTTGTCACGCATGTGGTGAAATATTTTCCTTCCTTCTTCAACCAAGCCTGCATGTCTGCAGGCAGACAAGACACTAAGGAAGGATATAGCATCAACTTCAATGTCCCTATTTTCCATTAGAGAGAAAACAGAAAGAGCACGATCGCCTTCCCCATGCATAGAATATGCTGTAAGTAAAGCATTCCAAGAAACAGTGTCAGTGTTCTTCATCTCCTCAAATATACGCTCCGAAAGGTCAAGTTGACCACATTTGGCATACATATCGATAAGACTGTTCCCTACAAGCTTATGAGACTGAAAGCCACTCTTAATTATGTAGGAATGTATAGTCATGCCCTCTCTCAAACATGTCAAATGTGACACCGCAGGCAGGATGCTCACAATTGTGACCACATTGGGCCGAAATGATTCGAACTTCATGGAATGGAATGCGGCAAGGGCTATCTTGGCAAGTCCATTGTGCATGTATCCTGCTATCATTGTGTTCCAGGACACCTCATCCTTAGAGAAATCATTTTTGTTGAACAGGAATTCAGCCAAAGTCAAACTTCCACATTTGGCATACAAGTCAATTAGAGCATTCTTCACATGACAGTCTGACTCAAACCCGTATCTGATAATTTGACAATGAAGGCATCCTCCCAAGCGTACATCACCTAGAAGGGCACAAGCTGGAAGCGCACCAACCATTGTCCCGGGGTCTGGGTGTAATCCAGTTAACCTTAATCGAGAAAACATCTCTAATGCATTATAACAGTCACCAATCTGAGCATACCCATTTATCAGAGCATTCCATGTTACTACCTCAACCAGTGGCATCTTATTGAACAAATTAAGTGCCAAATTAAATAGGTTGCACTTAGCATACATGGAAACCAAGGCAGTTCCCGTTGAAATATCAGAATCGATGCTGGCTTTGACGGCATGGCAGTGGACGCTCTTTCCTAATCTCACTGCTCTTAGCTCTGCACAGGCTGGGATAACACTCACCAGAGTAACATTATTTGGCTGTGAATACACATTCTGCATATCTCGAAACAGAGAGAGTGCCTCTTGAGGATATCCTGATTGTGAGAAAGCAGCTATTGCTGCGGACCAAGCAACCAAATCTCTTCCGTTAATTCCCCAAAACAGATCTCTAGCCTTGTCTAGCAATCCACACTTTGCATACATTGTCATCAATGAAGTAGCAACCATAATGTCGGAATCAATCATTTCTTGGATTGCATATTCATGAATTTCTTTCCCTCTCCCTAAATCGCCAATTTCACCGGTCGCAAGCAATGCACTTACAGCTGATACTTTGCTGATCTTCAAGCCCGTTTTCTTTATGGAATCAAACATTTCCAAAACCTCATGAAAGTTCCCATTATATGCAAAACCTGCCATCATTGTACCCCATGAAACATCATCTTTCCCCCTTAGCTCAAGAAAAATTCGGTGAGCAAGATTGGGATGATTACATTTTGAGTATGTATCAATCAAAGCATTATGAACTGAAACCGGAAATGCTCTCCTATATACATAAGCATGTATACACCTACATGCTCTCATATCCATTAATTTACAAACTGCAGGGAGCAAATTTAATAATGTCACTGAATTaggattaatcctaaaaataaatTGCATGTCCTTGAAAAGGTCAACAGCCTTAACCGGCTCTGCACTCTGTGCAAGCCCAGAAATCATTGCATTCCAAGCTACAACGTCTTTGTCAGGCATTTGATCAAACACCATCCTTGCGCTCTCCAAATCACCCATTTtactatacatatatataagcCCAGTCCCAATGAAGACATCAGTTTCCAGATTCCTACGAACTATCTCTTCATGAATCAAGATACTGCGTTCAAAATCAGACATAGCAGTGCAAGCTTTCAGCACAAAAGTGAAGGTATACTTATCCGGCTGAATAGACTTTTCCAACATTGAAACGTACAGTTTGAGAGCTTCTTCGTGCTGATTGACTCTGACGTAAGCTCTGATCATTGAATTCCAGATAATGACAGGTGGGTTGGGTAAAGAATCGAAGAGGGAGCGGGAAAAGGCGCATTTTTGGAAGGAAGAGTACAAATTGATGAGAAGGGTAGAGGTGGAAGTGTTGAAAGTAAAGCCAGAGGTGATTAGACGAGCGTGAAGTTGGAGAAGAGAGCACAGGTCTTTGCACGAAGAGAGGAGGGTGAGAAGCCGCTGGTGGGAGAGAATTTTTGAGGTATTTGGCAATTCTTGAGAATGAAATCTACGTACTAGTACAAGTATTGAACAACATCTCAACTTCATTCTCCAGCTTTCATGCTCTGTTTGTATATAACCGACTAGTATTTGAAGACTCAAAACGCAGGGCGATTCAAAAAATTTCAACTAATGCAGTTTGGAGACTTTAGACAATGAGCATATTATGGGTTTGGGTTTTAAATAGCAAGAATATTTAAAACGTTTcaattcttcttttttcaaaccaaaacccaTTTTCATATACTGTGGAGTATAATATATATGCAACGGGTAAAATGCTTGCTTTATTATAAGCCGAAGTTTTAgaatttaattgattaaaaaaaaaagaacataTATATAGTCCTAGCATGTCACGCTAAAAAATTTGAACTTGTGACCTAAAAtaattgtcacgatccaaaccccgctccggtcgtgatggcgactCTTGCGAAGACAAGGCCTGTCAACCAACCCATTTCGCCTTTTCAGAAAAGTTAATATTGATAaagagtttttttttaattatataaccACACACTAAGCAAATGATTTCTTTATAAAGTGCGAAATACAACTCAAACACAGcctaaaccggggtgtcacaagtcacgagcatctattagagtataaatacaactacaaggtctGAATGTACAAAAGAGGACTGATGAAAGAAAGGGAGAagagcggtgctgcgaacgctggcagccaccttgctaaactccgatgactcagcCTCCGATCAGCTCAAAACCCGCTATCGGGTGAATAAATACATGcatctgcacatgaggtgcaagagtaaagtgagtactccaactcagtgagtaataaaggtaaataacaattGAGCAGTAAGTttaaatatggcaatcagcccaaatcatgatgataacaagtaAATTTAagtcaaatatgcagtaaaatcatcaatcgggacggaccaagtcacaatccccaatagtaaacaaccccacgctcatcatcggCACGTCtcccacctcaatatagcactacgatgtgcaatccgagatttcaaaccctcaggacatcatttacaatcattactcacctcgaaccggcgaaatcaCTAGCTCACGACgtctttgcccctcaaatcggcctcaacgcgcgtcgaatctatccaaaaccaGAACAAATACattacaatatgctaagggagcaaagcccaagcgaaaacaatcgaaaattatcaaaaattccgaaattagcaaaactagagccccgggcccacttctcgaaactcagaaatttttacatcaacgggttcttagctccccacgagttcatacatatcaaaagttctcaaatctgacctcaaatggtccttcgaATCTAAATTCAAAAGTCcaaaaatctcaagccctagttcttccatttttagcttaagttccatgaatttctaggttaatttcacaatagaatcacgttttaggttcaaaaatcttacatCCAATCagttctccttgaatccctcttcaaactCCCTCAAAGAGCTCCCAAAATTATCAACCATGGAggaaaatgactcaaaatcgcggatgaaataacttataaactttATGCCCAGTTCTGGTAtctcttcatcgcgatcgcggcccaagcctcgcgatcgcgaagagcaaatTTCCAAGGCTCCAAAAACACGCTACGCAAACGCGACAAATACCATGCGAATGCGATGCTTCAACTTGCCatacctatgcgaacgcgagtcTTCTAGTTCGAACGCGAAGATCAAATCCCCTGGACCACCAAAGCCTTATACGCGAACGCGGAACACTACAtacgaacgcgaagcacaaagtCAAAGCCCTCCGCGAATGCGAGACCTCAAACACGAACGTGAAGGCTAAACTCCGGTCAACccaaaatccttctacgcgatcaCGATATAccccacgcgatcgcgaaggcttaaGTGCCTGCAACACCTGAACAATTTTTCTGCAACATTCCAACTCCAAAAATagcccgattgaccacccgaaactcacccgaggcccccgggacctcaaccaaaagcactaacacatcctaaaacctcattcaaacttgtttcaatcataaaaacacctcaaacaacaccaaatccaccaattcacatcgaattcaagcctaagttttctaaaaacttccgaaatacgcttttgatcaaaaacccaaccaaaccacgtccgaatgacctgcaaatttgcacacacatcacaaatgacataacgaagctacatcaactcttggaattccattccgatccttggatcaaaatctcacctaccaaccggaaatcgctaaaatagtaatttcgccaattcaagcctaaaacttccacggacttccaaaatgcattccgatcacgctcctaagtcataaatcacctaacagTGCTAACCAAATtgtaaaaattccaatccgagatcatatacaaacaagtcaaatattggtcaaacctttcgaatttcaagcttcaaactgggaACTACTCTTCAAGGTTTATTCCGATTATTCTgcaaaccaaaaccaacgatttacataagtcata
Proteins encoded in this window:
- the LOC104246565 gene encoding pentatricopeptide repeat-containing protein At2g39620 is translated as MKLRCCSILVLVRRFHSQELPNTSKILSHQRLLTLLSSCKDLCSLLQLHARLITSGFTFNTSTSTLLINLYSSFQKCAFSRSLFDSLPNPPVIIWNSMIRAYVRVNQHEEALKLYVSMLEKSIQPDKYTFTFVLKACTAMSDFERSILIHEEIVRRNLETDVFIGTGLIYMYSKMGDLESARMVFDQMPDKDVVAWNAMISGLAQSAEPVKAVDLFKDMQFIFRINPNSVTLLNLLPAVCKLMDMRACRCIHAYVYRRAFPVSVHNALIDTYSKCNHPNLAHRIFLELRGKDDVSWGTMMAGFAYNGNFHEVLEMFDSIKKTGLKISKVSAVSALLATGEIGDLGRGKEIHEYAIQEMIDSDIMVATSLMTMYAKCGLLDKARDLFWGINGRDLVAWSAAIAAFSQSGYPQEALSLFRDMQNVYSQPNNVTLVSVIPACAELRAVRLGKSVHCHAVKASIDSDISTGTALVSMYAKCNLFNLALNLFNKMPLVEVVTWNALINGYAQIGDCYNALEMFSRLRLTGLHPDPGTMVGALPACALLGDVRLGGCLHCQIIRYGFESDCHVKNALIDLYAKCGSLTLAEFLFNKNDFSKDEVSWNTMIAGYMHNGLAKIALAAFHSMKFESFRPNVVTIVSILPAVSHLTCLREGMTIHSYIIKSGFQSHKLVGNSLIDMYAKCGQLDLSERIFEEMKNTDTVSWNALLTAYSMHGEGDRALSVFSLMENRDIEVDAISFLSVLSACRHAGLVEEGRKIFHHMRDKYHIEPDVEHYACMVDLLGRAGLFYEIMDLLKTMPMEPDGGVWGALLDASRMHSNIELAEVALKHLVKLEQGNPAHYVVLSSLYSQSGRWNDAGHTRVKMNETGLRKTPGCSWVEVKRGI